A section of the Equus caballus isolate H_3958 breed thoroughbred chromosome 21, TB-T2T, whole genome shotgun sequence genome encodes:
- the TMEM59L gene encoding transmembrane protein 59-like isoform X1 yields MALVALMPLLLLLLQPPPANPAPPARDPFAPQLGDTQSCQLRCRDRYPGSQPSQAELEEEEDPSESPHEYDRAVLISACERGCRLFSICRFVARSSKPNATQVECEAACVEAYVKETEQQACSEGCWSQNPEPEPEQEQKRKVLEAPSGALSLLDLFSTLCNDLVNSAQGFVSSTWTYYLQTDNGKVVVFQWLHSQTQPVVETLGHEGARLQRVEVTWRGSHPEALEVHVDPVGPLDKVRKAKIRVKTSSKAKVESDELQDNDFLSCMSRRSGLPRWILACCLFLSVLVMLWLSCSTLVTAPGQHLKFQPLTLEQHKGFMVEPDWPLYPPPSHAFGDSPPPYKLKLDLTKL; encoded by the exons ATGGCTTTGGTCGCGTTGATGccgctcctgctgctgctgctgcagcctcCGCCCGCCaaccccgcgccgcccgcccgcgaCCCCTTCGCCCCTCAGCTCGGGGACACGCAGAGCTGCCAGCTGCGGTGCCGCGACCGCTACCCTGGTTCGCAGCCCTCGCAG gcggagctggaggaggaggaggaccccTCGGAGTCCCCGCATGAGTATGACAGGGCCGTCCTGATCAGTGCTTGTGAGCGTGGCTGCCGCCTCTTCTCCATCTGCCGGTTTGTGGCCAGGAGCTCCAAGCCCAACGCCACCCAGGTGGAGTGTGAAGCAG cCTGCGTGGAGGCCTATGTGAAGGAGACGGAGCAGCAGGCCTGCAGCGAGGGCTGCTGGAGCCAGAACCCCGAGCCTGAGCCTGAGCAGGAGCAGAAG AGAAAAGTCCTGGAAGCTCCAAGCGGGGCCCTCTCGCTCCTGGACTTGTTTTCCACCCTCTGCAATGACCTTGTCAACTCTGCCCAGGGCTTTGTCTCCTCCACTTGGACATACTACCTGCAAACTGACAATGGGAAGGTGGTGGTGTTCCAG TGGCTTCATTCCCAG ACCCAGCCTGTGGTAGAGACCCTAGGGCACGAGGGGGCCCGTCTGCAGCGAGTAGAGGTGACCTGGCGGGGATCTCACCCTGAGGCCTTGGAGGTACACGTAG ATCCTGTAGGTCCCTTGGACAAGGTGAGGAAGGCCAAGATCCGAGTCAAGACTAGCAGCAAGGCCAAGGTGGAGTCCGATGAGCTACAAGACAATGACTTCCTCAGTTGCATGTCCCG GCGCTCGGGGCTTCCTCGCTGGATCCTGGcctgctgcctcttcctctccGTGCTGGTGATGCTGTGGCTGAGCTGCTCTACCCTGGTGACTGCACCTGGCCAGCATCTCAAGTTCCAG CCCCTGACCCTGGAGCAGCACAAAGGCTTCATGGTAGAGCCAGACTGGCCCCTGTACCCTCCCCCATCGCACGCCTTTGGGGACAGCCCCCCACCCTACAAGCTGAAGCTGGATCTCACCAAGCTGTAG
- the TMEM59L gene encoding transmembrane protein 59-like isoform X2 → MALVALMPLLLLLLQPPPANPAPPARDPFAPQLGDTQSCQLRCRDRYPGSQPSQAELEEEEDPSESPHEYDRAVLISACERGCRLFSICRFVARSSKPNATQVECEAACVEAYVKETEQQACSEGCWSQNPEPEPEQEQKRKVLEAPSGALSLLDLFSTLCNDLVNSAQGFVSSTWTYYLQTDNGKVVVFQTQPVVETLGHEGARLQRVEVTWRGSHPEALEVHVDPVGPLDKVRKAKIRVKTSSKAKVESDELQDNDFLSCMSRRSGLPRWILACCLFLSVLVMLWLSCSTLVTAPGQHLKFQPLTLEQHKGFMVEPDWPLYPPPSHAFGDSPPPYKLKLDLTKL, encoded by the exons ATGGCTTTGGTCGCGTTGATGccgctcctgctgctgctgctgcagcctcCGCCCGCCaaccccgcgccgcccgcccgcgaCCCCTTCGCCCCTCAGCTCGGGGACACGCAGAGCTGCCAGCTGCGGTGCCGCGACCGCTACCCTGGTTCGCAGCCCTCGCAG gcggagctggaggaggaggaggaccccTCGGAGTCCCCGCATGAGTATGACAGGGCCGTCCTGATCAGTGCTTGTGAGCGTGGCTGCCGCCTCTTCTCCATCTGCCGGTTTGTGGCCAGGAGCTCCAAGCCCAACGCCACCCAGGTGGAGTGTGAAGCAG cCTGCGTGGAGGCCTATGTGAAGGAGACGGAGCAGCAGGCCTGCAGCGAGGGCTGCTGGAGCCAGAACCCCGAGCCTGAGCCTGAGCAGGAGCAGAAG AGAAAAGTCCTGGAAGCTCCAAGCGGGGCCCTCTCGCTCCTGGACTTGTTTTCCACCCTCTGCAATGACCTTGTCAACTCTGCCCAGGGCTTTGTCTCCTCCACTTGGACATACTACCTGCAAACTGACAATGGGAAGGTGGTGGTGTTCCAG ACCCAGCCTGTGGTAGAGACCCTAGGGCACGAGGGGGCCCGTCTGCAGCGAGTAGAGGTGACCTGGCGGGGATCTCACCCTGAGGCCTTGGAGGTACACGTAG ATCCTGTAGGTCCCTTGGACAAGGTGAGGAAGGCCAAGATCCGAGTCAAGACTAGCAGCAAGGCCAAGGTGGAGTCCGATGAGCTACAAGACAATGACTTCCTCAGTTGCATGTCCCG GCGCTCGGGGCTTCCTCGCTGGATCCTGGcctgctgcctcttcctctccGTGCTGGTGATGCTGTGGCTGAGCTGCTCTACCCTGGTGACTGCACCTGGCCAGCATCTCAAGTTCCAG CCCCTGACCCTGGAGCAGCACAAAGGCTTCATGGTAGAGCCAGACTGGCCCCTGTACCCTCCCCCATCGCACGCCTTTGGGGACAGCCCCCCACCCTACAAGCTGAAGCTGGATCTCACCAAGCTGTAG